The Oscillospiraceae bacterium genome contains a region encoding:
- a CDS encoding undecaprenyl-phosphate glucose phosphotransferase yields the protein MIRKNQRLINLFNILSDAVLIFAAYFAALAMRFEVLNGQESILPVHSGAYAAVALVYSGLLVVAYCSFRMYGSYRFKDPTSEIITILLLNGIGVLALMALLYFTRIVDFSRLAIFFFWLFSSLFIIAKRTAVRAVLRYYRELGYNQKHVILVGSGHFAQQYLQDIQANPQMGFTVDGYVSGEARPGLGKRLGNYEELEEILEHSDPDELIVALDPQEIGYMRPVLAAADKEGVRISIIPFYNDYFPSHPTIDVVGRTRLVNMRATPLDNLGWAMAKRGMDIVGSLLLIVVSSPIMLGAAIGVKLSSPGPILFKQERVGKGKKVFKMWKFRSMRITGTEDTGWSTENDPRKTKFGSFIRKFSIDELPQFFNVLAGQMSLIGPRPEVPFHVNHFKEEIPLYLVRQQVRPGITGWAQVHGLRGDTSIEARVKYDIWYIENWSLGLDLKILFRTMFGGMVNQEKLTASDT from the coding sequence GTGATACGGAAAAATCAGAGGCTGATTAATCTATTCAACATCCTTTCAGACGCGGTGTTGATTTTTGCCGCTTACTTTGCCGCCCTGGCGATGCGCTTTGAGGTGCTGAACGGGCAGGAAAGCATCCTGCCCGTTCACAGCGGGGCGTATGCGGCGGTCGCGCTGGTTTACAGCGGGCTGCTAGTGGTGGCGTACTGTAGCTTTCGGATGTATGGCTCCTACCGGTTCAAGGACCCGACAAGCGAGATCATCACGATTCTGCTGCTCAATGGAATCGGGGTTCTGGCCCTGATGGCGCTGCTTTATTTCACCCGGATCGTGGATTTTTCGCGGCTGGCGATCTTCTTTTTCTGGCTGTTTTCAAGCCTTTTCATCATCGCGAAGAGGACGGCGGTGCGGGCAGTGCTGCGGTATTACCGGGAGCTTGGGTACAACCAAAAGCATGTGATCCTGGTGGGCAGCGGGCACTTTGCGCAGCAGTATTTACAGGACATTCAGGCGAACCCGCAGATGGGCTTTACAGTGGACGGCTATGTGAGCGGGGAGGCGCGGCCGGGGCTTGGGAAACGCCTGGGAAACTATGAAGAACTGGAAGAGATTTTGGAACACAGCGACCCGGACGAGCTGATCGTGGCGCTGGACCCCCAGGAGATCGGGTATATGCGGCCGGTATTGGCGGCGGCGGATAAAGAGGGGGTACGCATCAGCATTATCCCGTTTTACAACGACTATTTTCCCAGCCACCCCACGATCGACGTGGTGGGGCGGACCCGGCTTGTGAATATGCGTGCCACCCCGCTGGACAACCTGGGCTGGGCGATGGCAAAGCGGGGGATGGACATAGTTGGATCGCTGCTTTTGATCGTGGTGAGCAGCCCGATCATGCTGGGTGCGGCGATTGGGGTGAAGCTGAGCAGCCCGGGCCCCATTCTGTTCAAGCAGGAACGGGTGGGCAAGGGTAAAAAGGTTTTTAAGATGTGGAAGTTCCGCAGTATGCGGATCACCGGCACGGAGGATACGGGCTGGAGCACCGAAAACGACCCGCGCAAAACAAAATTCGGGAGCTTTATCCGGAAGTTCAGCATTGATGAGCTGCCACAATTTTTTAATGTGTTGGCGGGCCAAATGAGCCTGATTGGGCCGCGGCCAGAGGTGCCGTTCCATGTGAACCATTTTAAGGAAGAGATCCCTCTGTATCTGGTGCGCCAGCAGGTGCGGCCGGGAATCACCGGCTGGGCACAGGTGCACGGCCTGCGGGGAGATACCAGCATTGAGGCGCGGGTGAAGTATGACATCTGGTATATCGAAAACTGGAGCTTGGGGCTGGATTTGAAGATTTTGTTTCGCACGATGTTTGGCGGAATGGTGAATCAGGAGAAGCTGACAGCAAGTGATACATAA
- the rfaG gene encoding glycosyl transferase family 1: MRVAQVVGRMESGGVEAVVMNYYRAMEKEKVQFDFFVDETSSFPQRKELEQLGAGIYLVPPYTKPVQFHKALYKQFKASGYKIVHAHINTMNVFPLFTAWRAKVPVRICHNHSTAHWGERKKTLLKYLLRPFAKVFATDYFACGEQAGRWMYGNQCFDEGKVSVIPNAIDTKRFEYDPEARIRLRMELGIPQDAFVIGHVGRFTYAKNQSFLLEVFHQFLRQWPGSYLLLVGEGELKHLLKEKAKQLSITEHTLFTGVRRDVDKLYSAMDVFCLPSFYEGGPVVALEAQASGLNCVCSDKVPHEIDLSRKVCHLPLQPQDTARWCEQLRIEDGENSRKVPELPELVEKFDIFCVARKIQQFYLNRGAYENNLQQP, encoded by the coding sequence ATGCGGGTGGCCCAGGTGGTGGGCAGGATGGAAAGCGGCGGCGTGGAAGCGGTGGTAATGAACTATTACCGGGCGATGGAAAAAGAGAAGGTACAATTTGACTTTTTTGTGGATGAAACCAGCAGCTTTCCCCAACGAAAAGAATTGGAGCAGCTGGGCGCGGGAATTTATCTCGTGCCGCCCTATACAAAGCCAGTGCAGTTCCACAAGGCGCTTTACAAGCAGTTCAAGGCGAGCGGTTACAAAATTGTGCATGCACATATCAATACCATGAACGTGTTCCCGTTGTTTACCGCATGGCGGGCAAAGGTGCCAGTACGCATCTGCCATAACCATTCCACCGCCCATTGGGGCGAGAGAAAAAAGACGTTGCTCAAGTACCTCCTGCGGCCATTTGCAAAGGTATTTGCTACGGATTACTTTGCCTGCGGGGAGCAGGCGGGGCGGTGGATGTATGGCAACCAATGTTTTGACGAGGGCAAGGTGAGCGTGATCCCCAATGCAATTGATACAAAACGATTTGAGTACGATCCGGAAGCCCGCATTCGCCTGCGCATGGAGTTGGGGATTCCACAGGATGCCTTTGTGATAGGGCATGTGGGGCGATTTACTTATGCGAAAAACCAGTCTTTTTTATTGGAGGTTTTTCACCAGTTTCTACGGCAATGGCCCGGCAGCTATTTGCTGTTGGTGGGCGAAGGAGAACTGAAACATCTCTTAAAAGAAAAAGCAAAGCAGCTGAGTATTACAGAGCACACGTTATTCACAGGAGTACGCCGCGATGTAGATAAACTCTATTCTGCGATGGATGTGTTTTGTCTTCCCAGTTTTTATGAAGGCGGCCCCGTGGTGGCGCTGGAAGCACAGGCAAGTGGATTGAACTGTGTCTGCTCAGATAAGGTGCCTCATGAGATCGATCTTTCACGAAAAGTTTGTCATCTGCCGCTTCAGCCGCAGGATACAGCGCGGTGGTGCGAACAACTTCGGATTGAAGACGGAGAAAATTCGCGAAAGGTTCCTGAACTTCCTGAACTTGTAGAAAAATTCGATATTTTTTGTGTGGCAAGAAAAATTCAACAATTCTATTTAAATAGGGGAGCTTATGAAAACAATTTACAGCAGCCCTAA